Proteins found in one Aspergillus puulaauensis MK2 DNA, chromosome 8, nearly complete sequence genomic segment:
- a CDS encoding uncharacterized protein (COG:S;~EggNog:ENOG410PJ17;~TransMembrane:4 (o73-91i98-116o189-206i393-422o)), whose amino-acid sequence MSTSPSPMSLRHRGLTRAATIAETPGPLPQRRNSTLSDSVSEARNTIRSSTDDLFFPRAARYHDDDSPDEESHWQSAPLGLALLPAIAGIFFQNGSAVITDVTLLVLAAVFLNWSVRLPWEWYHSARTKVRHHESIYDLEPPAGLDPPVSEPTKDTQEDESDADEGHRREQRTPGASAAAIRELHIHELVALASCFIFPLIGTWVLHTIRAKLSRPSEGLVSNYNLTIFLLAAEIRPFKHLLRMVQTRTLHLQRIIASSDDDDRDKIDASKVVDLSKRLEELEAHVAETAAARLASNNNSSSSNNNTEEPRELTQQEQEYTLSLVSQAAAEYRKGFQTDIDALNRAVRRYEKRTAVSAYQTESRLQLLEARSRDALSLAAAAQRSSAQQPKGIFAVLLDWISAVVLFPVHIGVSLASLPLLLAKRGALVCRDMVLGKAPTKRSSGNAGGGRGSGSTSKGKAPQTRRSVPSQQRRAKRATIIEE is encoded by the exons ATGTCGACCTCCCCAAGCCCCATGAGCCTCCGCCATCGCGGCCTCACCCGCGCTGCCACCATCGCCGAAACACCCGGTCCCCTGCCCCAGCGTCGCAACTCGACTTTATCTGATTCTGTGTCCGAAGCCCGGAATACCATCCGCTCATCGACCGATGATCTGTTCTTTCCCCGCGCCGCCAGATACCACGATGACGATTCTCCCGATGAAGAGTCGCATTGGCAGTCCGCGCCGCTgggcctcgccctccttcccGCGATCGCCGGCATCTTCTTTCAGAACGGGAGCGCAGTGATCACGGACGTTACATTGTTGGTTTTGGCGGCTGTTTTTCTGAACTGGTCTGTCAGGCTACCGTG GGAGTGGTATCACTCTGCGCGAACGAAAGTCCGTCACCATGAGAGCATTTATGACCTCGAACCCCCAGCGGGCCTAGACCCGCCCGTGTCAGAGCCTACAAAAGATACCCAGGAAGATGAATCAGACGCCGATGAAGGCCACAGAAGAGAACAGCGAACACCCGgtgccagcgccgcagctATTAGAGAGCTTCATATCCACGAACTCGTCGCCCTCGCATCTTGCTTCATCTTCCCTCTAATAGGAACATGGGTACTTCACACCATCCGCGCCAAACTTTCCCGGCCCTCCGAAGGCCTTGTCTCAAACTACAACCTAacaatcttcctcctggcCGCTGAGATCCGACCTTTTAAACACCTTCTAAGGATGGTCCAAACCCGAACTCTCCACCTCCAACGCATTATCGCCTCatccgacgacgatgaccgAGACAAAATAGATGCAAGCAAGGTCGTCGACCTCTCTAAACGCCTCGAAGAACTAGAAGCCCACGTCGCCGAAACAGCAGCTGCCCGTCTCGCatcaaacaacaacagcagcagcagcaacaacaacaccgaagAACCCCGCGAACTCACACAGCAGGAACAAGAATAcaccctctccctcgtctcccaAGCTGCCGCCGAATACCGCAAGGGCTTCCAAACAGACATCGACGCCCTCAACCGCGCCGTCCGTCGCTACGAGAAACGCACCGCCGTCTCAGCCTACCAAACAGAGTCTCGGCTGCAGCTACTCGAGGCCAGAAGTCGCGACGCGCTTTCCCTTGCGGCGGCCGCACAGCGCTCGTCTGCGCAACAGCCTAAGGGTATTTTTGCTGTACTCCTAGATTGGATCTCCGCGGTCGTTCTATTCCCGGTTCATATTGGCGTTTCGTTGGCCAGTTTACCGCTTCTTTTAGCCAAGCGTGGGGCTCTCGTTTGTAGGGATATGGTTCTGGGTAAAGCGCCCACGAAGAGGTCCTCGGGTAATGCTGGAGGTGGccgtggcagtggcagcacAAGCAAGGGTAAAGCGCCACAGACACGCAGATCAGTACCGTCGCAGCAGAGGCGGGCGAAACGGGCGACTATCATAGAAGAGTGA